In a single window of the Pleurodeles waltl isolate 20211129_DDA chromosome 4_2, aPleWal1.hap1.20221129, whole genome shotgun sequence genome:
- the CD63 gene encoding CD63 antigen, translated as MAVSGGMKCVKYLVFIFNFLFWIAGIALIGLGIYVQIQLNKSIIIQDASSSGAPIVIIIVGAVIFVVSFFGCCGAWKENYCMVTTFAIILTLIFLVEVAAAIAGYIFKDKFKMVIDKSFTNSMGQYNNTDMAKALDTIQQDFRCCGANGSADWKDFEPFKNGSLPDSCCITETKGCGSKPDPSKIFKDGCVAGLKIWLERNIKVIAGVAIGIAAFELLGIIFACCLMKGIRSGYEVM; from the exons ATCGCTGGCATCGCCCTCATCGGCCTGGGAATCTATGTGCAGATACAACTGAACAAGAGCATAATCATCCAGGATGCCTCCTCTTCTGGAGCCCCCATCGTCATCATCATTGTTGGTGCCGTTATCTTCGTGGTGTCTTTCTTCGGCTGCTGCGGTGCCTGGAAGGAGAACTACTGCATGGTGACAACG TTTGCCATCATACTGACTCTGATATTCCTGGTGGAAGTGGCTGCTGCCATCGCTGGATACATCTTCAAGGATAAG tttaaaaTGGTCATCGACAAATCCTTTACCAACAGCATGGGACAGTACAACAACACAGATATGGCGAAAGCCCTGGATACTATCCAGCAAGAT TTCCGCTGCTGTGGCGCCAACGGTAGCGCCGACTGGAAGGACTTTGAACCGTTCAAAAATGGAAGCCTGCCGGATTCCTGCTGTATTACAGAAACTAAAGGTTGTGGGAGTAAACCAGACCCAAGCAAAATATTTAAAGAT GGCTGTGTGGCTGGGCTAAAGATCTGGCTGGAGAGAAACATAAAGGTGATCGCTGGCGTGGCAATCGGCATAGCAGCCTTTGAG CTCCTAGGCATCATTTTCGCCTGTTGCCTGATGAAGGGCATCCGCAGCGGATATGAAGTCATGTAG